Proteins from one Coregonus clupeaformis isolate EN_2021a chromosome 29, ASM2061545v1, whole genome shotgun sequence genomic window:
- the LOC121576728 gene encoding SNF-related serine/threonine-protein kinase-like encodes MAASKSGYEGKIAGLYDLDRTLGKGHFAVVKLARHVFTGQLVAVKVIDKTKLDAMATGHLLQEVRCMKLVQHPNVVRLYEVIDTATKLYLILELGDGGDMYDYILRHEGGVAEDTAKVHFAQIVRSISYCHQLHVVHRDLKPENVVFFRQQGTVKLTDFGFSNLFKPGTMLMTSCGSLAYSAPEILLGDEYDAPAVDIWSLGVILFMLVCGQPPFQETNDSETLTMIMDCRYTVPAHVSADCKDLISRMLQRDPSSRASLEEIENHTWLQGVNPSPTGHSAAPLTSHRSLSQEEHEIILQAMTSGNIADRDAIQQALEADQYNHITATYYLLGERILRDKQEQPSEIPKVDSAWDEPPQLQRPRSEPLDLEQRGLHGLLDGCPRRGVSESGNFLTHRPLLLQPEYSTGPCLGLTLRPPPPDEPRQVKSLGALQLICEEEEEEEEEEEDEVEEAGKPHVELHNIQTLPHIIGLVSTTVSTEQSSPMLTAPEAPHSPVRVVPGQGEETGLLGTSVEEALETERGEWDRELKDRVSSHSREMELDQVASRQEQEQGTMESEEKPMEEGDMSCDPLRLGSHLTSDQPINGLENQVQAVVDSSISPKAHPPYLPRLGGVQCCRGQQETPSPDIMEGEEDAILENNNNTTESKPKLMVKGGGSTPGASPRSLPRNHCVDLGPDGVETTRKVGGPGEESEGDTPEELQLERSHNAPQGRLGPREAGTDPTVRLDPGKGKNVNLRDRLLQFPLCEKALSFNIQPTSKEKLLPFAQYNCCHVL; translated from the exons ATGGCTGCTTCCAAGAGTGGCTACGAGGGCAAGATCGCCGGCCTCTACGACCTGGATCGCACGCTGGGGAAAGGCCACTTCGCCGTGGTCAAGCTGGCCCGCCACGTCTTCACAGGCCAGCTGGTGGCGGTCAAGGTGATTGACAAGACCAAACTGGACGCCATGGCGACAGGCCACCTGCTGCAGGAGGTGCGCTGTATGAAGCTGGTGCAGCACCCCAACGTGGTGCGGCTCTATGAGGTCATCGACACCGCCACCAAGCTCTACCTTATCCTGGAGCTGGGCGACGGAGGGGACATGTATGACTACATCCTGCGTCATGAGGGTGGCGTGGCCGAGGACACGGCTAAAGTTCACTTCGCCCAGATCGTCCGGTCCATCTCCTACTGTCACCAGCTCCACGTGGTGCACCGAGACCTCAAGCCAGAGAATGTGGTTTTCTTCAGGCAGCAGGGAACAGTCAAGCTGACCGACTTTGGCTTCAGCAACCTCTTCAAGCCCGGGACCATGCTTATGACCAGCTGTGGCTCGCTGGCTTACTCCGCCCCAGAGATCCTGCTGGGGGATGAGTATGACGCTCCGGCTGTAG ATATTTGGTCGCTGGGGGTGATCCTCTTCATGCTTGTGTGTGGACAGCCCCCTTTCCAGGAGACCAATGACAGTGAGACGCTCACCATGATTATGGACTGTCGCTACACCGTCCCCGCCCATGTCTCTGCAGACTGCAAAGA tctgatCTCCCGTATGCTGCAGAGGGACCCGTCTAGCCGCGCCTCCCTGGAGGAGATCGAGAACCACACCTGGCTGCAGGGGGTCAACCCCTCCCCCACAGGGCACAGTGCTGCCCCCCTCACCTCCCACCGCAGCCTGTCCCAGGAAGAACACGAGATCATCCTCCAAGCCATGACCAGCGGCAACATCGCTGACCGCGATGCCATCCAACA GGCTCTAGAAGCGGATCAATACAACCACATTACAGCCACATATTACCTGCTGGGGGAGCGTATCCTGAGAGACAAGCAGGAGCAGCCCAGCGAGATCCCGAAAGTCGACAGTGCATGGGACGAGCCACCACAACTCCA GAGGCCGCGGTCTGAGCCTCTGGATCTGGAACAGAGGGGGCTCCATGGCCTGCTGGACGGCTGTCCCCGCCGAGGGGTGTCTGAGTCTGGGAACTTCCTGACCCACAGGCCCCTGCTGCTTCAGCCTGAGTACAGCACAGGGCCCTGCCTGGGGCTCACCCTGCGCCCCCCACCCCCTGACGAACCCCGACAGGTCAAGAGCCTGGGAGCCCTGCAGCTCAtctgtgaagaggaggaggaggaggaggaggaggaggaagatgaggtggAAGAGGCAGGCAAACCACATGTTGAACTTCATAATATTCAAACACTGCCTCATATAATAGGCTTGGTATCAACCACTGTGTCTACAGAACAGTCTAGTCCCATGCTCACAGCACCAGAGGCTCCACACAGCCCAGTAAGAGTAGTGCCAGGTCAGGGAGAGGAAACAGGCCTGTTGGGCACCTCAGTGGAGGAAGcactggagacagagaggggggagtgggACAGGGAGCTGAAGGACAGGGTTTCTAGCCACAGCAGAGAGATGGAGCTTGACCAGGTGGCATCcagacaggaacaggaacagggtACGATGGAGTCAGAGGAGAAGCCCATGGAGGAAGGAGACATGTCATGTGACCCACTGAGACTAGGTAGTCATTTGACTTCAGACCAGCCAATCAATGGTTTAGAAAACCAGGTTCAGGCTGTGGTAGATAGTTCGATCAGCCCTAAAGCTCACCCTCCATACCTGCCTCGCCTCGGGGGGGTGCAGTGTTGTCGGGGGCAACAGGAAACTCCCAGCCCAGACATCATGGAAGGGGAAGAAGATGCTATTcttgaaaacaacaacaacaccacagAGTCCAAGCCTAAGCTCATGGTGAAGGGTGGGGGGTCCACCCCAGGCGCCTCACCCCGCTCTCTGCCCCGTAACCACTGTGTGGACCTGGGCCCTGATGGGGTGGAGACGACCCGCAAGGTGGGAGGGCCTGGTGAGGAGTCTGAAGGGGACACTCCAGAGGAGCTTCAGTTAGAGAGATCCCACAATGCACCACAGGGTCGCCTTGGGCCCAGGGAGGCGGGGACCGACCCTACGGTAAGACTGGATCCTGGGAAGGGGAAGAACGTGAACCTGAGAGACCGCCTGCTGCAGTTCCCTCTCTGTGAGAAGGCCCTGTCCTTCAACATCCAGCCCACCTCCAAGGAGAAACTCCTGCCCTTCGCCCAGTACAACTGCTGCCACGTGCTGTAG